The following coding sequences lie in one Cupriavidus sp. WKF15 genomic window:
- a CDS encoding glutathione S-transferase C-terminal domain-containing protein has protein sequence MLTLYTFGPAFGLPDASPFVTKAEMLLKLAGLPYQTRRGSLRRAPKGKLPYLDDMGRIVADSTLIRWHIEKTYHIDFDAGLTPAECGVAWAAEKLMEDNLYWAVARVRWLDEANFERGPAQFFRGVPAPARGLVERLVRHKVRRTLWNQGLGRHSEEELVALANKGVTSIADILGNRPYLMGERPCGADATLFAFAASLLCPVFDTPIRTAAEGHANLVAYVARMREEFYPDFEPDAVQQGELSRR, from the coding sequence ATGCTCACGCTCTATACCTTTGGCCCGGCCTTCGGCCTGCCCGACGCCAGCCCTTTCGTCACCAAGGCCGAAATGCTGCTCAAGCTGGCCGGGCTGCCTTACCAGACCCGGCGCGGCAGCCTGCGGCGCGCGCCCAAGGGCAAGCTGCCCTACCTGGACGACATGGGCCGCATCGTGGCCGATTCGACGCTGATCCGCTGGCACATCGAGAAGACGTACCACATCGACTTCGACGCCGGCCTGACGCCCGCCGAATGCGGCGTAGCCTGGGCGGCGGAAAAGCTGATGGAGGACAACCTGTACTGGGCGGTGGCGCGCGTACGCTGGCTCGACGAAGCCAACTTCGAGCGTGGCCCGGCGCAGTTCTTCCGCGGCGTGCCGGCACCGGCGCGCGGGCTGGTCGAGCGGCTGGTGCGTCACAAGGTGCGCCGCACGCTCTGGAACCAGGGGCTGGGCCGGCATAGCGAAGAGGAACTGGTGGCGCTGGCCAACAAGGGGGTCACATCGATCGCGGATATCCTCGGCAATCGGCCGTACCTGATGGGCGAGCGTCCGTGCGGCGCCGATGCAACGCTGTTCGCGTTTGCCGCCAGCCTGCTGTGCCCGGTGTTCGACACGCCGATCCGCACCGCCGCGGAGGGGCATGCCAACCTGGTCGCCTACGTGGCGCGCATGCGCGAGGAGTTCTATCCGGATTTCGAACCGGACGCCGTGCAGCAGGGCGAACTGTCGCGCCGCTGA